The following coding sequences lie in one Bacteroidia bacterium genomic window:
- a CDS encoding carboxypeptidase regulatory-like domain-containing protein has product MYKRFFFTTAIALFIFGFCAAQITGKVETELTKTKYKANTVVYIEKAEGNFKPSAKHAQMDQKNLTFIPRVLPIMVGSTVDFLNNDDVLHNVFCPDKCSKFDLGSYGKGVVKSYKYDKLGCQSVILCNVHPEMEAYIIVLQNPYFAVTDKEGNFSIKGVPAGKYTIQVWNEKLKSAPQQITVPASGKLVVNFNMAK; this is encoded by the coding sequence ATGTATAAAAGATTTTTTTTTACAACTGCTATAGCTTTATTTATTTTTGGCTTCTGTGCTGCTCAGATTACGGGCAAAGTAGAGACAGAGTTAACTAAAACTAAGTATAAAGCAAATACTGTTGTATATATTGAAAAAGCAGAGGGTAATTTCAAACCCTCTGCTAAGCATGCTCAGATGGATCAGAAGAATTTAACTTTCATACCCCGTGTTTTGCCCATTATGGTTGGCTCTACTGTCGACTTTCTTAATAACGATGATGTGCTCCATAATGTATTTTGTCCTGATAAATGTTCGAAATTTGACCTTGGTTCCTATGGAAAAGGAGTTGTAAAATCTTATAAATATGATAAATTAGGATGTCAGTCTGTTATTCTGTGTAATGTTCATCCCGAAATGGAGGCTTACATTATTGTACTACAGAATCCATATTTTGCTGTGACTGATAAAGAAGGTAACTTTTCTATTAAAGGTGTACCAGCTGGAAAATATACAATACAGGTTTGGAATGAAAAACTGAAATCTGCTCCGCAACAAATTACAGTTCCTGCTAGTGGTAAACTTGTAGTTAATTTTAATATGGCAAAATAA